The following proteins are co-located in the Cutaneotrichosporon cavernicola HIS019 DNA, chromosome: 3 genome:
- a CDS encoding uncharacterized protein (A Receptor for Ubiquitination Targets) codes for MSTTTSLLHTALQNLHVAQQVAHPSHTPRPPSSRSSPPASRRNGDSSDDDEYVPVGHGTAPGTPIPGKGMVLGQRIKKDNGARDPLKNFPTHVAVRIFLQLDIRSLARCDRVCKRWRKSSTLNYIWFLQNRSLQLPALPSAMGGKTRKLDDGTEFFDPYDKGTKLSSLPPVAVPTSNQPQWSKAESKRAWKSVFHTTLARKDADSEEDHPYHVDIDSLHTSGYTTPVRHSHAGMGSGAAARWSDNSGTGGMTPTERKVAAREGYKALGGRKSRTKRRMGGTGARKGPDIEDDDPRFTAPW; via the exons ATGTCTACCACCACCAGTCTCCTCCACACTGCGCTCCAAAACCTGCACGTAGCGCAGCAGGTCGCCCACCCATCGCACACCCCGCGCCCtccctcgtcgcgctcgtcgccgcccgccagccgccgtAACGGCGAcagcagcgacgacgacgagtatGTTCCCGTCGGCCATGGCACTGCTCCAGGCACTCCTATCCCGGGTAAGGGTATGGTCCTCGGCCAGCGcatcaagaaggacaaCGGGGCGCGCGACCCG CTCAAAAACTTCCCCACGCACGTCGCAGTCCGCATcttcctccagctcgacatCCGCAGCCTCGCGCGCTGCGACCGCGTCTGCAAGCGTTGGCGCAAGAGTAGCACCCTCAACTACA TCTGGTTCCTCCAGAACCGCTCGCTCCAGCTTCCTGCCCTCCCGAGCGCGATGGGCGGCAAGAcccgcaagctcgacgacggcacGGAGTTCTTTGACCCGTACGACAAGGGCACCAAGCTCTCGTCCCTCCCGCCCGTGGCTGTGCCCACCTCCAACCAGCCGCAATGGTCCAAGGCCGAGAGCAAGCGCGCTTGGAAGAGCGTGTTCCACACGAcactcgcgcgcaaggacgccgacagcgaggaggaccatCCGTACCATGTAGACATCGACTCGCTCCACACTAGCGGTTACACCACACCCGTTCGTCACTCGCACGCCGGTATGGGCTCGGGCGCTGCTGCCCGTTGGTCCGACAATAGCGGGACTGGCGggatgacgccgacggagcgcaaggtcgccgCACGTGAGGGATACAAGGCGCTTGGGGGCCGGAAGAGCCGCACTAAGCGCCGCATGGGAGGTACGGGCGCTCGCAAGGGGCCCGACATCGAAGATGACGATCCGCGCTTCACTGCACCTTGGTAG
- the atg6 gene encoding uncharacterized protein (Autophagy protein Apg6) — MTDSLACQRCHQPLLRDPSVANLTPSQYSLIANTLPSPPNPSSLPAKAKLNSLPPASRPAAAAWASANPIAESYVLLPDRPSQPEPKSRSDSPQGNRPRLAANLDALLSSRTAIDHPLCIECTGLFQAELQRELEELTRERDAYIAFERGLRKQDGLVGSKDEWDALTARRGTLEEEERALRAALRLEEDKLAKAKEEEARVKVDEEGIEAEEAAAKTQLLLSQQLLAHLESTNVYNDAFQIGHAPLERGHVGTINGLRLGGRPNVEFDEINAAWGLVALCIDRLAVRVACTFQRYKIIPLGSFSRIEDLAPGRNSYELYGSGDLTPGRLWQNRQFSSGLVALLDCLKQLLDFGRQSGRAWGSGVEINKDRINGHSIRLPGITSGLPGFGSVMGLGASAEEPRDVGNPDEQWTRACRAVLTALKRILVVESEAERQ, encoded by the exons ATGACAGACTCGCTAGCCTGTCAGCGCTGTCATCAGCCTCTACTCCGCGATCCTTCGGTTGCAAACCTAACTCCAAGCCAATACTCTCTTATCGCGAACAcactcccctcccctcccaacccctcctCACTTCCAGCAAAGGCGAAACTCAActcccttcctccagcATCCCGCCCAGCCGCGGCGGCATGGGCCAGCGCCAACCCCATCGCTGAGAGTTACGTTCTTCTTCCCGACCGTCCATCCCAACCCGAACCTAAATCAAGGTCAGACAGCCCACAAGGTAACCGCCCCCGGCTGGCGGCCAACTTGGATGCCCTTCTCTCGAGCCGGACGGCGATTGATCACCCCCTCTGTATCGAGTGTACGGGTCTCTTCCAGGCCGAATTACAGCGCGAGTTGGAAGAACTCACCCGCGAGAGGGACGCGTATATCGCCTTTGAGAGGGGGTTGCGGAAACAGGACGGCCTGGTTGGAAGCAAGGATGAATGGGACGCCCTTACGGCTCGCAGGGGGAcgttggaggaggaggagagggcgtTGAGGGCAGCTTTGAGGTTGGAGGAAGATaagctcgccaaggccaaggaggaggaggcgcgggtcaaggtcgacgaaGAGGGTATcgaagccgaggaggctgc CGCCAAGACCCAACTCCTCCTCTCACAACAGCTTCTTGCTCACCTCGAGAGCACGAACGTGTACAATGACGCGTTCCAGATCGGACACGCCCCGCTTGAGAGGGGACATGTGGGAACGATCAACGGGCTGCGACTTGGGGGAAGGCCGAATGTCGAGTTCGACGAGATCAACGCTGCGTGgggcctcgtcgcgctgtGTATTGACCGACTGGCGGTGCGGGTCGCGTGTACTTTTCAACG gtACAAGATCATTCCTCTCGGGTCGTTCTCGCGCATTGAAGACCTTGCTCCTGGGCGGAACAGCTACGAACTGTACGGAAGCGGTGACCTCACACCTGGACGACTGTGGCAGAATAGGCAGTTCTCGAGCGGGCTCGTGGCGCTTCTCGATTGCCTCAAGCAGCTGCTCGATTTTGGTCGCCAGAGCGGCCGTGCTTGGGGAAGCGGCGTCGA GATAAACAAGGACCGCATCAATGGACACTCGATCCGCCTTCCGGGCATCACGAGCGGCCTGCCCGGCTTCGGGAGCGTCATGGGCCTCGGCGCAAGCGCGGAAGAGCCCCGCGATGTGGGTAACCCCGACGAGCAGTGGACGCGGGCGTGCCGTGCCGTTCTCACGGCACTCAagcgcatcctcgtcgtcgaaaGTGAGGCGGAGCGTCAGTAG
- a CDS encoding uncharacterized protein (Slx4 endonuclease), which yields MPRHVLVDDSDSDSDEPIALDSPPVSLRRTRSASSQPLSGRAGPSRSSKRRVKKQKTPDEDDEVVFVREEKVRQLTSRFAFAGARPLRKTTSTASSASVPTASLGSTSSASTTIATPFLSSTPRQPLPVPEWLPKTAILKELPKCVLCQRDFKKAESGAARWRHVSTCLPPAFRPPNLPPDLEVLISTALEGPVQELTLLRRRTNAAAAADDLLSSFPDLVPKPKRVLRNTTVRASYSREGWSDEVDLRVVEVVGVSPMRQSRYLSRSVTPDPEATQLSPAHSLSSSPLLSTQPLGESSLSTEYSRPPRTRSAMSNLLPQAPPLIGLSQAMRYSFAEEEATQTQRAHIALSQYTSEVGLEAGDGFHFSSQRPCEASSSPPQTPPARRTFQGGGYSQPFRHGVGPQPAGSRPRHTAGGLDPERRRRLAEAVEAGVEEARQRRREAIAAAIGQR from the exons ATGCCCCGACACGTCCTGGTagacgactcggactcggactcggacgagcCCATCGCCCTCGACTCGCCTCCAGTATCGTTGAGGCGTACCCGATCGGCCTCGTCGCAGCCGCTGTctgggcgagctggacCCTCACGCTCATCGAAACGGCGCGTCAAGAAACAGAAGACGCCagacgaggatgatgaggtCGTGTTCGTGCGAGAGGAAAAGGTCCGCCAACTCACTAGCCGCTTCGCATTCGCCGGAGCGCGGCCGTTACGGAAAaccacctcgaccgcatcgagcgcctcggTCCCAACCGCTTCGCTAGGCTCCACTTCGTCGGCGTCCACTACCATCGCGACGCCCTTCCTATCGTCCACACCGCGTCAACCCCTTCCCGTCCCAGAGTGGCTACCCAAGACCGCGATACTGAAAGAGCTACCCAAATGCGTGCTCTGTCAACGCGACTTCAAAAAGGCCGAGAgcggcgctgcgcgctGG cgacACGTCTCGACCTGTCTCCCACCTGCGTTCCGCCCACCAAACCTTCCGCCAGATCTCGAGGTGCTCATCTCCACAGCCCTCGAAGGACCAGTGCAGGAGTTGACCCTCTTGCGTCGCCGTACGAatgccgcggcggccgcggacGACCTCCTGAGCTCCTTCCCCGACCTCGTGCCCAAGCCGAAGCGTGTACTACGGAACACCACTGTCCGCGCGAGCTACTCTCGCGAAGGGTggagcgacgaggtggatcTCCGTGTCgtggaggtcgtcggcgtcagTCCAATGCGTCAGTCTCGCTATCTCTCGCGCAGCGTCACCCCAGACCCCGAAGCGACCCAGCTGTCCCCGGCAcactcgctctcctcgtcaccccTCCTCTCGACACAGCCGCTCGGCGAGTCGTCGCTCTCAACTGAGTACTCGCGTCCACCTCGTACCCGTTCCGCAATGTCAAACCTCCTCCCACAAGCACCTCCGCTCATCGGTCTCTCCCAGGCCATGCGCTACTCTTTcgcagaggaggaagccACCCAAACTCAGCGCGCACACATCGCGCTCTCCCAATACACCTCGGAAGTGGGACTGGAGGCAGGCGATGGTTTCCACTTTTCGTCCCAGCGGCCTTGCGAGGcttcctcatctcctccacaGACGCCCCCAGCCCGTCGTACATtccaaggaggagggtacTCTCAGCCCTTTCGCCATGGGGTCGGCCCGCAGCCCGCAGGGAGCCGGCCCCGTCACACCGCGGGGGGACTCGACCCGgagcgccgccggcgaCTCGCAgaggctgtcgaggctGGCGTCGAAGAGGCgaggcagcggcggcgcgaggccatcgccgccgcgatCGGACAGCGATAA
- a CDS encoding uncharacterized protein (Uncharacterized protein family UPF0029), whose translation MAALPDIETERVQDPAELQELITSLTTSDDGNTSSIGSELEALEAIYPGSILLSSPTATPSVSPTPPTANPAATPSHRLRYEISLPAWEDGGVSADDPDADAAPRIRILVTLPTTYPDAAPRLQIMGRYVGAYAIDAGLFGDITRTFISSAGVGFTPGVPAVFEGLIHVQSLVEPWYRQRAEASAQAEAAHEATSRGLNQPTGTKELATGTKLATGTKLQTGTKALQTALDQLSFTSHTRPVPKITSSEPITDRKSQFVGHACRVVDEEDVMAVVRSLLEDKRIARAAHPTIWAYRTVREVGGAAGRIVESDYDDDGETQAGSRLKHLLDVLDLTGVLVVVTRWFGGIHLGPDRFKHINQAARDALEAGGFLEQVATKKGRRK comes from the exons ATGGCGGCTCTTCCCGACATTGAAACGGAGCGAGTCCAAGACCCCGCCGAACTGCAAGAG CTGATTACCTCCCTAACCACCTCGGACGACGGAAACACGTCGTCGATCGGttccgagctcgaggcaTTAGAAGCCATCTATCCCGGTTCGATCCTGCTCTCGTCTCCGACTGCGACTCCGTCCGTGAGCCCCACCCCTCCAACTGCGaaccccgccgccacccccTCACACAGACTGAGATACGAGATCTCCCTGCCCGCATGGGAAGATGGCGGCGTCTCCGCTGATgaccccgacgccgacgccgccccGCGAATTAGGATCCTCGTAACCCTTCCCACGACGTaccccgacgccgcgccaagATTGCAGATAATGGGACGGTATGTCGGCGCGTATGCGATTGACGCTGGGCTAT tcGGAGACATCACACGCACattcatctcctcggccggcgTGGGGTTCACTCCCGGCGTCCCAGCCGTCTTTGAAGGGCTCATACACGTCCAATCCCTCGTTGAGCCATGGTATCGCCaacgcgccgaggcgagcgCCCAGGCGGAAGCGGCGCACGAGGCGACATCTAGAGGGTTGAATCAACCGACCGGGACAAAGGAGCTCGCGACCGGGACAAAGCTCGCGACCGGGACAAAGCTCCAGACAGGGACAAAGGCGCTCCAGACAGCGTTGGACCAGTTGAGCTTCACGTCCCACACCCGCCCCGTCCCGAAAATCACGTCCTCGGAACCCATCACAGATCGCAAGTCGCAGTTTGTGGGGCATGCGTGTCGGGTcgtggatgaggaggacgtcaTGGCGGTTGTGAGATCTTTGCTGGAGGATAAGCGGATCgcacgcgcggcgcatCCGACCATCTGGGCGTATCGGACGGTTAGGGAGGTTGGCGGCGCTGCGGGACGTATTGTCGAGAGTG actacgacgacgatggcgaAACACAGGCAGGATCACGCCTCaagcacctcctcgacgtgctgGACCTCACTGGCGTGCTTGTTGTCGTGACACGCTGGTTTGGCGgcatccacctcggcccagACCGCTTCAAGCATATCAACCAGGCTGCGCGggatgcgctcgaggcaGGCGGATTCCTCGAGCAAGTCGCGACCAAAAAGGGCCGGCGCAAGTAG